The following coding sequences lie in one Desulfotignum phosphitoxidans DSM 13687 genomic window:
- a CDS encoding PAS domain-containing hybrid sensor histidine kinase/response regulator, whose product MTQNITDNMFDLVSVTDMKGNFIFLSASCKILNYDLDSLIGKNVLELVHPKDLPEISLRFSDLLSRFDDNQKVEYRYRCADGTYIWLETVGRFIRDDKGNPKEILFSSRDITERKFAEEKLVKEATRRHLLMEQSRDGIVILDQTGQVVESNRRFADMLNYPFESMNRLKVSDWEFLYPPDRLIEMINSVDEKGDHFETRHRRRDGSVYDVAISTNAAWFDEQKLIFCICRDITERKQAEEALRESEARFRSVYDHTAVGLVHVSLDLHIISANKAYHDMLGYKENDLIGRHLKEITHPDVIDENFQNQAKLASGEIDHYSMEKKFIHKNGQTVHAILDANLIRDALGNPTYFLGSVVNITERIQAAAEREKIQAQLTQAQKLESIGSLAGGIAHDFNNLLFPIVGLSEMMLDDFPPGSPEHSDAQQIFEAGKRGRALVHQILSFSRQSEYQRIPVHIQTILKEVFKLCRTTIPAEIPITQDIQIDCRPVMADPTQIHQIAMNLITNAFHAVEPTGGTISIQLKEILYHQKDTTADHLASGTYAMLSVSDTGTGIDPAIMNKIFDPYFTTKGKGRGTGLGLATVYGIVKAYGGDIRVDSEPGKGACFHVCLPVLETSEAKDIEKQPQPLPTGTEHILLVDDEKPIVQLEKQMLERLGYRTTCFSNSVDALAAFEMDPSQFDLVITDMHMPNLTGAHLAEKMIAVKPALPVIVCTGFSESINREKAAAMGIRGLLMKPVGLMDLARKIREVLDSKSG is encoded by the coding sequence TTGACACAGAATATCACTGATAATATGTTCGACCTTGTTTCTGTGACTGATATGAAAGGCAATTTCATATTTCTTAGTGCTTCCTGCAAAATCCTGAATTATGATCTTGATTCCCTGATCGGAAAAAATGTCCTGGAATTGGTTCACCCGAAAGATCTGCCCGAAATATCACTCAGGTTCAGTGACCTCTTATCCAGATTTGATGATAACCAAAAAGTTGAATACCGATATCGGTGTGCTGACGGTACATATATCTGGTTAGAAACTGTTGGCCGATTCATCAGGGATGACAAAGGCAACCCAAAGGAGATACTTTTCAGTTCAAGAGATATCACCGAGCGAAAATTTGCGGAGGAAAAACTGGTCAAAGAAGCCACTCGCCGGCATCTCCTCATGGAACAGTCCCGGGATGGGATTGTTATCCTTGACCAGACAGGACAGGTGGTCGAATCCAACCGGCGATTCGCTGATATGCTCAACTATCCATTTGAATCAATGAACCGGCTTAAGGTGTCTGACTGGGAGTTTCTTTATCCACCTGACCGTTTAATCGAAATGATCAACAGTGTTGATGAAAAGGGGGACCATTTCGAAACCAGACACCGGCGCAGAGATGGCAGCGTTTATGACGTTGCAATCAGCACCAATGCTGCCTGGTTCGATGAACAAAAACTAATTTTCTGTATATGCCGGGATATCACCGAGCGCAAGCAGGCAGAAGAAGCCCTGCGGGAAAGTGAAGCAAGATTCCGATCAGTATACGACCATACGGCCGTCGGATTGGTCCATGTTTCCCTTGATTTACACATAATAAGTGCCAATAAAGCATATCATGATATGTTGGGATACAAGGAAAACGATCTCATTGGAAGGCATTTGAAAGAAATAACCCATCCTGATGTAATCGATGAAAATTTTCAAAACCAAGCCAAGCTGGCTTCCGGTGAAATCGATCATTACAGCATGGAGAAGAAATTTATTCACAAAAACGGACAAACCGTTCACGCCATACTTGATGCCAATTTGATAAGAGATGCTTTGGGAAACCCGACCTATTTTCTTGGAAGCGTGGTCAACATTACAGAACGTATACAGGCCGCAGCGGAGCGAGAGAAAATACAAGCCCAACTCACTCAGGCACAGAAACTGGAATCCATCGGTTCTCTGGCCGGGGGCATTGCCCATGACTTCAACAACCTGTTGTTCCCCATTGTAGGGCTGTCGGAAATGATGCTGGATGATTTTCCTCCCGGGAGCCCGGAACATAGTGATGCTCAGCAGATATTCGAGGCCGGAAAAAGAGGCAGAGCACTGGTGCATCAGATCCTTTCTTTCAGCCGGCAATCTGAGTATCAGCGCATACCGGTTCATATCCAGACAATACTCAAGGAGGTTTTTAAACTCTGCCGCACCACCATTCCAGCGGAAATCCCTATTACTCAGGATATTCAAATTGACTGCCGGCCGGTCATGGCAGACCCGACCCAGATCCACCAGATCGCCATGAACCTGATCACCAATGCCTTTCATGCGGTTGAACCGACCGGGGGTACCATATCGATACAACTCAAAGAGATCTTATACCATCAAAAAGATACCACGGCTGATCATCTGGCATCAGGTACCTATGCCATGCTGTCGGTGTCTGACACCGGCACGGGCATCGATCCCGCCATCATGAACAAAATCTTTGATCCCTACTTTACAACCAAGGGAAAAGGACGGGGAACCGGGCTCGGCCTGGCAACGGTATACGGCATTGTCAAAGCGTATGGGGGAGATATCCGGGTTGACAGTGAGCCAGGCAAAGGCGCCTGTTTTCATGTCTGTCTGCCGGTGCTGGAAACATCGGAAGCCAAGGATATTGAAAAACAGCCGCAACCGCTTCCCACGGGCACGGAACATATTTTGCTGGTGGATGATGAAAAGCCCATTGTCCAGCTTGAAAAACAGATGCTTGAACGACTGGGATACCGCACCACCTGCTTTTCAAACAGCGTGGATGCCCTGGCCGCTTTTGAAATGGATCCATCCCAGTTCGATCTGGTCATCACAGATATGCACATGCCGAACTTGACCGGCGCACATCTTGCTGAAAAAATGATCGCCGTCAAACCGGCGCTTCCTGTCATTGTGTGCACTGGATTCAGTGAAAGCATCAACCGGGAAAAAGCCGCTGCCATGGGTATCCGGGGACTGCTCATGAAACCGGTGGGACTGATGGATCTTGCCCGCAAGATCCGGGAGGTATTGGATTCAAAATCGGGATAA